The Chroicocephalus ridibundus chromosome 27, bChrRid1.1, whole genome shotgun sequence genome has a segment encoding these proteins:
- the LOC134507723 gene encoding olfactory receptor 14A16-like, with protein MSNSSSITQFLLLAFADTRELQLLHFGLFLGIYLAALLANGLIIATIVCDHRLHTPMYFFLLNLSVFDLGSISTTVPKSMANSLWDTTAISYKGCVAQVFFFFFCAAAEFHLLTVMSYDRYVAICKPLRYGTLMGSRACVHMAAAAWGSGFLNALLHTANTFSLPLCQGNAVDQFFCEIPQILKLSCSGSFLRKAGLLILSCFLAFVFFVFIMLSYVQIFRAVLRIPSQQGRHKAFSTCLPHLAVVSLFVSTGIFAYLKPPSISSPVLNLVVAVLYSVVPPAVNPLIYSMRNKEVKDVVLKLFEWCLLQINKVPIIPLRLPLYISKTQD; from the coding sequence atgtccaacagcagctccatcacccagttcctcctcctggcatttgcagacacacgagagctgcagctcttgcacttcgggctcttcctgggcatctacctggctgccctcctggccaacggcctcatcatcgcCACCATCgtctgtgaccaccgcctccacacccccatgtacttcttcctcctcaacctttCTGTttttgacctgggctccatctccaccactgtccccaaatctatggccaattccctctgggacaccacgGCCATCTCCTACaaaggatgtgttgcacaggtcttttttttctttttctgtgctgcagcagagtttcatcttctcactgtcatgtcctatgaccgctacgttgccatctgcaaacccctgcgctatgggaccctgatgggcagcagagcttgtgtccacatggcagcagctgcctggggcagtgggtttctcaatgctctgctgcacacggccaatacattttccctacccctctgccagggcaatgctgtggaccagttcttctgtgagatcccccagatcctcaagctctcctgctcaggctCCTTCCTCAGGAAAGCTGGGCTTCTAATATTAAGttgttttttagcttttgtgttttttgttttcatcatgctatcctatgtgcagatcttcagggccgtgctgaggatcccctctcagcagggacggcacaaagccttttccacgtgcctccctcacctggccgtggtctccctgtttgtcagcacaggcatctttgcctacctgaagcccccctccatctcttccccagtTCTcaatctggtggtggcagtgctgtactcagtggtgcctccagcagtgaaccccctcatctacagcatgaggaacaaggaaGTCAAGGATGTAGTTTTGAAACTATTTGAATGGTGTCTACTTCAGATTAATAAGGTGCCCATTATACCACTACGGCTCCCACTGTATATCAGTAAAACCCAGGACTAA